A genomic region of Papaver somniferum cultivar HN1 chromosome 7, ASM357369v1, whole genome shotgun sequence contains the following coding sequences:
- the LOC113299819 gene encoding uncharacterized protein LOC113299819 codes for MAAKGEPVSYYSPLPSNPNHHHQSHQDEDQYYIVLPLRNPNRNRFCKSLRQNILCFISVLLLALTFYCLYPSDPILKVERVSLSHFKIHKNPTISLDVVMDLTVKVYNRDVYSLDYDSLIVSIGYHGKKLGFVSSDEGHLRPRSSSYVQAQLRLDGIEILHDVFYLIDDLAKGYIPFDTVTEIQGRLGLFFFQVPIKGKMSCEVNVSTSNQTVVRQNCYPE; via the exons atggcagCAAAGGGTGAACCAGTATCATACTATTCACCCTTGCCATCAAATCCTAATCACCACCACCAATCCCATCAAGATGAAGATCAATACTATATCGTACTCCCTCTCCGAAACCCAAACCGTAATCGTTTCTGCAAATCTCTCCGGCAAAACATTCTCTGTTTCATCTCTGTATTGTTACTCGCTTTGACTTTCTATTGTCTCTACCCATCTGATCCTATACTCAAAGTTGAACGTGTGAGTCTAAGTcatttcaaaatccataaaaacCCAACGATTTCACTTGATGTTGTTATGGATTTGACTGTTAAAGTTTACAATAGAGATGTGTATTCTCTTGATTATGATTCTCTTATTGTTTCAATTGGTTATCatgggaagaaattagggttcgttAGTTCAGATGAAGGACATTTGAGGCCAAGAAGTTCTTCTTATGTTCAAGCTCAATTGAGACTAGATGGGATTGAGATTTTACATGATGTGTTTTATTTGATTGACGATTTGGCTAAAGGTTATATCCCTTTTGATACTGTTACTGAGATTCAAGGGAGACTTGGGCTTTTCTTCTTTCAAGTTCCGATTAAG ggGAAAATGTCTTGTGAGGTAAATGTGAGTACCAGCAATCAAACAGTCGTCCGTCAAAACTGTTATCCTGAG TGA